In the Chryseobacterium sp. MYb264 genome, one interval contains:
- a CDS encoding GLPGLI family protein: MKKTLFLLIFIFSGLLFSQTNTFVYEMKYKPCQEKDSVQMQNMILDFSKSKSIFRSSEDKDSDSILYSTKKITNYPVGFDNQFYIIKDLYKKKVTKLIQNNTDTYSINIEETMEWKIDPEVVKIGDYSCQKAMANYGGRQWTAFFTSQIPVLDGPYVFHGLPGLIVKLYDTNKQYDFSLIQVKNVNSDLYDVRGKKSLNINWVKFEKLSKQYYSDPYAEMKSNSASNRKVVFRDENGKVMEPDFKGWTKSRQAKIESCNNPVEINHKINY, encoded by the coding sequence ATGAAAAAAACATTATTTCTCTTAATTTTCATTTTTAGTGGTTTACTATTTTCTCAAACTAATACATTCGTATATGAGATGAAATATAAACCATGTCAAGAAAAAGATTCAGTACAAATGCAAAATATGATCTTAGATTTTTCTAAATCAAAATCTATATTCCGATCCTCTGAAGATAAAGACAGCGATTCTATTTTATACAGTACAAAAAAAATAACTAATTACCCTGTCGGGTTTGACAATCAATTCTATATAATTAAGGATTTATACAAAAAAAAGGTGACAAAACTTATACAGAACAATACCGATACTTATTCTATAAACATAGAAGAAACAATGGAATGGAAAATTGATCCTGAAGTTGTAAAAATAGGTGATTATTCTTGTCAAAAGGCTATGGCAAATTATGGAGGAAGACAATGGACGGCATTTTTTACTTCTCAAATTCCTGTTTTAGACGGTCCATATGTATTTCATGGACTTCCAGGATTAATTGTGAAACTATATGATACGAATAAACAGTATGATTTTTCACTTATTCAAGTAAAAAATGTAAATTCTGATTTATACGATGTTAGAGGTAAAAAAAGCTTAAATATAAACTGGGTTAAATTTGAAAAATTATCTAAACAGTATTACTCTGATCCTTACGCAGAAATGAAATCTAACTCCGCTTCAAATAGAAAAGTAGTTTTTCGTGATGAAAATGGAAAAGTAATGGAACCCGATTTTAAAGGATGGACTAAATCTAGACAGGCTAAAATTGAATCTTGTAATAATCCTGTTGAAATTAATCATAAAATAAATTATTAA
- a CDS encoding HTH domain-containing protein encodes MKTYTIKELAELFEVSERTILRQIQTISDKLKNPYSKGFTISEDLKNIIF; translated from the coding sequence ATGAAAACTTATACCATTAAAGAACTTGCGGAACTTTTTGAAGTTTCAGAAAGGACAATTTTAAGACAAATTCAGACAATTTCAGACAAACTAAAAAACCCCTATTCTAAAGGATTTACCATATCTGAAGATTTAAAAAATATAATTTTTTAG
- a CDS encoding DUF6602 domain-containing protein: MDILTIADLLDGFVQAEREILNKHHIKHPTTIGSMYEGLTETILNRSIFEGLGLKVIKNSFIKGCPTEFDILLVEGEGQKIPYTERFEYDADKIIAVIQVKKKLFSKDIVEGFTNLQFIVDHYDNVKPEPFMMRLLNDGFRAICQKDISCIKSGDYTIYEEGIYNTLVTEAKLPVRILWGYNGFSTEYNFREAFVEYLGNNITKDSNIIGGFGPHNFPNLIVCGNYTMMKQNGMPTAAAVQDENWWPFFTSSAYNPTYFFLELIWTRLSYKYEELSMEIFGEDLTIEPVKRFLDCKIGKFNGTNGWEYNYWETKRKSLKEYSEVADWQPIELDEKQHIILQELCKKSMVDIDDDLESYVIEGGLYSSLMEFVDKLKESKLVFVSNNKLKLLTDYCQCAILPNGKIFAADNKSGRLTRWIEKELEKIREPISEDHSTFEEF; the protein is encoded by the coding sequence ATGGATATATTAACCATTGCTGATCTACTGGATGGATTTGTTCAAGCAGAAAGAGAAATTCTTAATAAGCATCATATAAAGCATCCAACAACGATTGGAAGTATGTATGAAGGACTTACTGAAACTATTTTAAACCGTTCTATATTTGAAGGACTAGGGTTAAAGGTGATAAAAAATAGTTTTATTAAAGGATGTCCAACTGAGTTCGATATATTGCTTGTTGAGGGAGAAGGACAAAAAATTCCTTACACAGAAAGATTTGAATATGATGCAGATAAAATAATTGCTGTCATTCAAGTAAAAAAGAAGCTGTTTTCAAAAGATATTGTCGAGGGTTTTACTAACTTACAGTTTATTGTAGATCATTATGACAATGTAAAGCCGGAGCCCTTCATGATGAGATTGCTAAATGATGGTTTTCGCGCAATATGTCAGAAAGATATTTCATGTATAAAATCAGGTGATTATACTATTTACGAGGAAGGAATTTATAATACTTTAGTTACTGAGGCTAAATTGCCAGTTCGTATCTTATGGGGATACAATGGTTTTTCAACTGAATATAATTTTCGAGAGGCTTTTGTCGAATATTTAGGCAATAATATAACTAAAGATTCAAATATAATTGGCGGTTTTGGACCTCATAATTTTCCTAATTTGATTGTCTGTGGAAATTATACAATGATGAAACAAAATGGAATGCCTACAGCCGCAGCAGTACAAGATGAAAACTGGTGGCCATTTTTTACATCATCAGCTTATAATCCAACTTATTTTTTTTTGGAACTAATATGGACTAGACTTAGTTACAAATATGAAGAATTATCTATGGAAATATTTGGAGAGGATCTTACAATTGAACCTGTAAAAAGATTTCTCGACTGTAAAATAGGTAAGTTTAATGGAACTAATGGATGGGAATATAATTATTGGGAAACAAAAAGGAAATCATTGAAAGAGTATTCTGAAGTTGCTGATTGGCAACCAATAGAACTTGATGAGAAACAACATATTATTTTGCAAGAATTATGCAAAAAAAGTATGGTAGATATTGATGATGATTTGGAATCGTATGTTATTGAGGGAGGATTGTACAGTTCATTGATGGAATTTGTAGATAAGCTTAAAGAATCAAAATTAGTTTTCGTTAGCAATAATAAGCTAAAATTATTAACAGATTATTGCCAATGTGCAATACTTCCTAATGGAAAAATTTTTGCTGCTGATAATAAAAGTGGTAGATTAACCAGATGGATAGAAAAAGAACTTGAAAAAATTAGAGAACCTATCTCTGAAGACCATTCTACTTTTGAAGAATTTTAG
- a CDS encoding IS5 family transposase: MYQVLDKDIIENEIVPNLPKPKRGFFPKAPLAEIVNCILYKLKTGVQWAYLPVKSLFAENVLTYQSVFYHFRKWCVKNIWQDCWIKLLSKNKSKLDLSSADLDGSHTSALRGGEEVAYQGRKKRKTTTSLYFTDRQGLPLAMSDPIAGNHNDLYHIEIYFDQITQTLEKADIAVKGLFMNADAGFDAQNFRKHCENKDIIANIAFNKRNGSDTDEIYFDELLYHQRYTIERTNAWLDSFRSLLNRFDTTVSSWKSFNYLAFMVIALRKFYNTKKFK; the protein is encoded by the coding sequence ATGTACCAAGTACTAGACAAAGATATAATAGAAAATGAAATAGTACCTAATCTTCCTAAGCCAAAACGAGGATTTTTTCCCAAAGCCCCTCTTGCTGAAATAGTAAATTGCATATTATACAAACTGAAAACAGGGGTTCAATGGGCTTATTTACCTGTAAAAAGTCTTTTTGCAGAGAATGTTTTGACCTATCAAAGTGTTTTCTATCATTTTCGTAAATGGTGTGTAAAAAATATTTGGCAAGATTGCTGGATAAAGCTATTATCAAAAAATAAATCGAAATTAGATTTATCCAGTGCAGATTTAGACGGGAGTCATACATCAGCATTACGGGGAGGAGAAGAGGTCGCTTATCAAGGGCGTAAAAAGAGAAAGACCACTACTTCGCTTTATTTTACAGATAGACAGGGACTTCCTTTAGCAATGTCAGACCCTATTGCAGGAAATCATAATGATCTGTATCATATTGAAATCTATTTTGATCAGATCACTCAAACATTAGAAAAGGCAGATATTGCTGTAAAGGGATTATTTATGAATGCTGATGCAGGGTTTGATGCTCAAAACTTCAGAAAGCATTGTGAAAATAAAGATATCATAGCAAATATTGCTTTCAATAAGCGTAATGGCTCAGATACAGACGAGATTTATTTTGATGAGCTTTTATACCATCAAAGATATACTATAGAAAGAACAAATGCTTGGTTAGACAGCTTTAGATCATTGCTCAATAGGTTTGATACTACTGTATCTAGTTGGAAATCTTTTAATTATTTAGCATTTATGGTCATTGCACTAAGAAAGTTTTATAACACAAAAAAGTTTAAATGA
- the gwsG gene encoding grasp-with-spasm system ATP-grasp peptide maturase, with translation MSYEILIISQYHFEDTTDEVCNWLYHLKANFIRLNIEELYNPKLYSVFSDLENNILHIFDKRREELIDLSTIKVGWSRRFTFKSYFFDLKKDNVSANSESLSKFISSEVNIFLKSIFDFYPHIQWFDYYKNILAIDKLDVLRKARKNGLLIPETYISNESAPIKNLLKQKSLITKPIAEVSYYDHDKNKGSYMSHTQEVESIYGEFIPSLFQVKIDKKIEIRTFVLGDDCYSMAIFSSSNKKTSVDFRKYDFRKPNRRIPYQLPKDIEDSLKKLMNDLSLKTGSVDFILDQNDKHYFLEVNPIGQFGMVSYPCNYNLEKKVADFLINELEKLNNGFI, from the coding sequence ATGAGTTACGAAATATTAATAATTTCTCAGTATCATTTTGAAGATACAACTGATGAAGTTTGCAATTGGTTATATCACTTAAAAGCCAATTTTATTAGATTAAACATTGAAGAATTATATAATCCAAAACTATATTCTGTTTTTTCAGATTTAGAAAACAACATTTTACATATTTTTGACAAAAGGAGAGAAGAATTAATAGATTTATCAACAATTAAAGTTGGTTGGAGTAGGAGATTTACATTCAAATCATATTTTTTTGATTTAAAAAAAGATAATGTAAGTGCAAACTCAGAATCACTTTCTAAATTTATTTCTTCAGAAGTAAATATTTTTTTAAAATCTATATTTGATTTTTACCCTCATATACAATGGTTTGATTATTATAAAAATATTTTGGCAATAGACAAACTTGATGTTTTAAGAAAAGCCAGAAAAAATGGTCTTTTAATACCTGAAACATATATTTCTAACGAGAGCGCTCCTATAAAAAATCTATTAAAACAAAAATCATTAATTACAAAACCTATAGCTGAAGTTTCATACTATGACCATGATAAAAACAAAGGCTCATATATGTCTCATACGCAAGAAGTTGAAAGCATTTATGGGGAGTTTATCCCTTCTCTTTTTCAAGTGAAAATTGACAAAAAAATAGAGATAAGAACTTTTGTCTTAGGAGATGATTGTTATTCTATGGCAATATTTTCGTCCAGTAACAAAAAGACTTCTGTTGATTTTAGAAAGTACGATTTTCGAAAACCAAATAGAAGAATTCCATACCAGCTACCAAAGGATATTGAAGATAGCTTAAAAAAATTAATGAACGACTTATCTTTAAAAACAGGATCAGTTGATTTTATTTTAGACCAAAATGATAAGCATTATTTTTTAGAAGTTAATCCTATCGGTCAATTTGGAATGGTATCATATCCTTGTAATTATAATTTAGAAAAAAAAGTGGCTGATTTTCTCATAAACGAATTAGAAAAATTAAATAATGGATTCATTTAA
- the tuf gene encoding elongation factor Tu has translation MAKETFNRNKPHLNIGTIGHVDHGKTTLTAAISAVLASKGLAEKKDFSAIDSAPEEKERGITINTAHIEYETEKRHYAHVDCPGHADYVKNMVTGAAQMDGAIVVCAATDGPMPQTREHILLCRQVNVPRIVVFMNKVDMVDDAELLELVEMELRDLLSTYEFDGDNSPVIQGSALGALTAATNGDSEDKWFKTVEQLMDAVDEWIEEPVRDTDKPFLMPIEDVFSITGRGTVATGRIEAGVINTGDPVDIVGMGEEKLTSTITGVEMFRKILDRGEAGDNVGLLLRGIEKTDIKRGMVIAKKDSVKPHKKFKASVYILSKEEGGRHTPFHNKYRPQFYVRTTDVTGEIFLPEGVEMVMPGDNLEITVELLQPIALNEGLRFAIREGGRTVGSGQVTEILD, from the coding sequence ATGGCAAAGGAAACGTTTAATCGTAACAAACCACACTTGAACATTGGTACTATTGGTCACGTTGACCATGGTAAAACTACGCTTACAGCTGCTATTTCTGCTGTATTAGCTAGCAAAGGTCTTGCTGAGAAAAAAGACTTCTCTGCAATTGACTCTGCTCCAGAAGAAAAAGAAAGAGGTATCACTATCAATACTGCTCACATCGAATACGAAACTGAAAAAAGACACTATGCTCACGTTGACTGTCCAGGTCACGCCGACTATGTTAAAAACATGGTAACTGGTGCTGCTCAGATGGATGGAGCAATCGTAGTATGTGCTGCAACTGATGGACCAATGCCTCAAACAAGAGAACATATTCTACTTTGCCGTCAGGTAAACGTACCTAGAATTGTTGTTTTCATGAATAAAGTTGACATGGTAGATGATGCTGAGTTATTAGAGCTTGTTGAAATGGAGCTTAGAGACTTATTATCTACATATGAATTCGACGGAGATAACTCTCCAGTAATCCAAGGTTCTGCTCTTGGAGCACTTACTGCAGCTACTAACGGTGATTCAGAAGATAAGTGGTTCAAAACTGTAGAACAATTAATGGATGCAGTTGATGAGTGGATCGAAGAGCCTGTAAGAGATACAGATAAGCCATTCTTGATGCCAATCGAAGACGTATTCTCTATTACAGGTAGAGGTACTGTAGCAACTGGTAGAATCGAGGCTGGTGTTATCAACACTGGTGATCCAGTTGATATCGTAGGTATGGGTGAAGAGAAATTAACTTCAACTATTACAGGGGTTGAGATGTTCAGAAAGATCCTTGACAGAGGTGAAGCTGGTGATAACGTAGGTCTATTGTTGAGAGGTATTGAAAAGACTGACATCAAGAGAGGTATGGTAATCGCTAAGAAAGACTCTGTGAAGCCTCACAAGAAATTCAAAGCATCTGTTTATATCCTTTCTAAAGAAGAAGGTGGACGTCACACTCCATTCCACAACAAATACCGTCCTCAGTTCTACGTAAGAACTACTGACGTTACAGGTGAGATCTTCTTGCCAGAAGGTGTAGAAATGGTAATGCCTGGTGATAACTTAGAGATCACTGTAGAATTGTTACAACCAATCGCTCTTAACGAGGGTCTTAGATTCGCGATCAGAGAAGGTGGTAGAACAGTTGGTTCAGGTCAGGTAACTGAAATCTTAGACTAA
- a CDS encoding replication initiation protein: protein MDISKDDKLIYQHNVITSGRYDYSACMLDILFMVLSCLEKDKLEYTIHTHDIEAITGRKWNYKQLREATESIGSRMFEIDTPESYDQIWLFSRVKYLKGTGSFTIKLNDEATPYFFDLKNNFTAMQLKSVLNCSSKYAKRLYAIVCQWRSVGTKRFEIPELKNMLGLIDKKGNEQFERISDFKKFVLDTARTQICENTDIEIDYELKKRGREFFWITLQINSQKFKQLEIDFEKPINIQKFASKLVTYGFNQEQAELIAGKEKEKEKDFDILITELNEKIRQRKLKIENSVGYLIGIYQKKGVLPVKK, encoded by the coding sequence ATGGATATTAGTAAGGATGATAAGTTAATTTATCAGCATAATGTTATCACTTCCGGACGATATGATTACTCAGCGTGTATGTTAGATATTCTTTTTATGGTGCTTTCCTGCCTTGAAAAAGATAAGTTGGAATACACTATTCACACGCACGACATTGAAGCAATTACAGGGCGCAAATGGAACTATAAACAATTAAGAGAAGCTACTGAAAGTATTGGTTCTCGAATGTTTGAAATTGATACTCCGGAAAGTTACGATCAAATTTGGCTTTTCTCTCGTGTCAAATACTTGAAAGGTACAGGAAGTTTTACAATAAAATTAAACGATGAAGCAACACCGTACTTTTTTGATCTGAAAAATAATTTTACTGCTATGCAGTTAAAATCTGTTCTAAACTGTTCTTCAAAATATGCTAAAAGACTGTATGCAATTGTCTGTCAATGGCGGAGTGTTGGTACGAAAAGATTTGAAATTCCTGAACTAAAAAATATGCTCGGATTGATTGACAAAAAAGGGAACGAACAATTTGAAAGAATAAGCGATTTCAAAAAGTTTGTTTTAGATACTGCACGAACACAAATTTGTGAAAATACTGATATAGAAATTGATTACGAGTTAAAAAAGCGTGGTCGAGAGTTTTTTTGGATCACTTTACAAATTAACTCACAAAAATTCAAACAGCTCGAAATAGATTTTGAAAAACCTATAAACATTCAAAAATTTGCTTCTAAATTGGTTACCTATGGTTTTAACCAAGAACAGGCGGAACTGATTGCCGGAAAAGAAAAAGAAAAAGAAAAGGATTTTGATATCTTAATTACAGAGCTGAACGAAAAGATCAGGCAGAGAAAACTGAAGATTGAAAATTCTGTCGGATATCTAATCGGAATATATCAGAAAAAAGGGGTTTTACCTGTAAAAAAATAA
- a CDS encoding DUF6876 family protein, producing MERLSSDLANDHYRHCYGSENFYKYFKNIAITEGIKEVAEKEQCFWFLDVIISYQIYPIFKSTSFQNWKLTRVDNCEFEVTGNDGNGNILVVQKIPFSDFFFDKLIVLFKGIGNNNQYLVHLHQSTGDKHLHIIANRIDFHGKNQVKSHNIGERASGHAEVLSKERNSKTAQEITGEKKAEF from the coding sequence ATGGAGAGACTATCAAGCGATTTAGCCAATGATCATTATAGACATTGTTACGGAAGTGAAAATTTTTACAAATATTTTAAAAATATTGCGATAACGGAAGGTATAAAAGAAGTTGCAGAGAAAGAGCAATGCTTTTGGTTCCTAGATGTAATTATAAGTTATCAAATTTATCCAATATTTAAAAGTACAAGTTTTCAAAATTGGAAACTAACTAGAGTTGATAATTGTGAATTTGAAGTAACAGGAAATGACGGAAATGGAAATATTTTAGTAGTACAAAAAATTCCTTTCTCTGATTTCTTTTTTGATAAATTAATAGTTTTATTTAAGGGAATCGGTAATAATAATCAATATTTAGTGCATCTGCACCAAAGTACAGGCGATAAACACCTGCATATTATAGCGAACCGGATAGATTTTCACGGTAAAAATCAGGTAAAGAGCCACAATATAGGAGAAAGAGCATCCGGACACGCTGAAGTGTTATCCAAAGAGCGGAACTCGAAGACCGCACAGGAGATCACCGGAGAGAAGAAAGCAGAATTTTAG
- a CDS encoding recombinase family protein translates to MKIGYARVSTKDQNLDLQIEALEKAGCEKIFQEKISGATKNRPELDKMIEQFREGDELYVWRLDRLGRSLKNIIDLVLSLSDKGIIIKGLVDGVDTSTINGRLFLNLMASLAEYERELIRERTNAGLQSARARGRTGGRPKGFTKEKISKLIIMRSLYKDYTKTPEEIYKALGLTRATFYRYAKILDNHTNEEIKEMEIKKR, encoded by the coding sequence ATGAAAATAGGATATGCCCGGGTTTCAACCAAAGACCAAAATTTGGATTTGCAAATTGAAGCTTTAGAAAAAGCAGGTTGTGAGAAAATCTTTCAGGAAAAAATTTCTGGTGCGACAAAGAATCGCCCCGAACTTGATAAAATGATTGAACAGTTTAGAGAAGGTGACGAACTGTATGTCTGGAGATTGGACAGATTGGGTCGAAGTTTGAAAAATATTATTGATCTTGTATTAAGTTTGAGTGATAAAGGCATTATAATAAAAGGTCTTGTAGATGGTGTAGATACTTCAACGATTAATGGAAGACTTTTTTTAAATTTAATGGCTTCATTGGCTGAGTATGAAAGAGAACTGATTAGGGAAAGAACAAATGCTGGATTGCAATCTGCAAGAGCAAGGGGAAGAACCGGGGGACGACCAAAAGGATTTACTAAAGAAAAGATATCTAAACTGATAATCATGCGTTCATTATACAAAGATTATACTAAAACACCGGAAGAAATTTATAAAGCATTAGGATTGACAAGAGCAACCTTTTATCGCTACGCTAAAATACTTGACAATCATACAAACGAGGAAATAAAAGAAATGGAAATAAAAAAACGTTAA
- a CDS encoding zincin-like metallopeptidase domain-containing protein has protein sequence MAYYSPSLDYIKLPSREFFLSSDKYYSTLFHEIIHWTGHNDRLSRDMKGHKDKESYSFEELIAELGSMLLCLQFGILSEFLNSVRYLKGWTNHNIENREHLIRNAFTQSKKAKKYLENI, from the coding sequence ATTGCTTATTATTCTCCTTCTTTAGATTATATAAAACTACCTAGCAGAGAGTTTTTTTTATCATCAGATAAATATTATAGTACTCTATTTCATGAGATCATCCACTGGACAGGTCATAATGATAGATTATCAAGAGATATGAAAGGCCATAAAGACAAAGAAAGTTATTCATTCGAAGAATTGATAGCTGAACTTGGCAGTATGTTATTATGCCTTCAATTTGGAATTTTAAGCGAATTTTTAAACTCAGTCAGATATTTAAAAGGTTGGACTAATCACAATATTGAAAATAGAGAACATCTTATTCGTAATGCATTTACACAATCAAAGAAAGCAAAAAAATATTTAGAAAACATTTAA
- the gwsS gene encoding grasp-with-spasm system SPASM domain peptide maturase: MKKYYKLFPSLTPVKGYLRSLLLDSSRDNYYFIPNDLYEIISEDFIDVNKLYEEHPDDITIIDDYIQFLTKNELIFEVSSKDESSFPKLSTNWETPSQITNMVIDVGNYEIQKDKFSFEIGKLGVHSLEIRVFELKYLEYTNQFVSFLSGENRLNRLKNIQINISVNNQSLSSLQKKIILTLAKNPIINTVNIFSLNKFLKLENEKIHIHEKKVLNEKDCGVVDNNINSLTRNLIFESMSYNSCLNCKLSVDSNGNIKNCPSMSKSFGKINDKNLDEIIQAPGFKKYWDISKDSIDVCKDCEFRYICTDCRVYTERNHIDKDNLDFSKPLKCSYDPYTGNLNPWKEDIDKKEVIKFYDLTNF; this comes from the coding sequence TTGAAAAAATATTATAAGTTATTTCCTTCCCTAACTCCGGTAAAAGGCTATCTTAGATCACTTCTACTTGACTCAAGTAGAGATAATTACTATTTCATTCCTAATGATTTATATGAAATAATTTCTGAAGATTTTATTGATGTTAATAAACTTTATGAAGAACATCCTGATGACATTACAATCATTGATGATTATATTCAGTTTTTAACTAAAAATGAATTGATTTTTGAGGTTTCGTCAAAAGACGAATCTTCTTTTCCCAAACTAAGTACAAATTGGGAAACACCTTCCCAAATAACCAATATGGTTATAGATGTTGGAAACTATGAAATACAAAAAGATAAATTTTCTTTTGAAATAGGAAAACTTGGAGTTCATTCGTTAGAAATCAGAGTGTTTGAATTAAAATACTTAGAATATACAAATCAATTTGTTTCTTTTTTAAGTGGGGAGAATAGGCTTAATCGACTAAAAAATATTCAAATTAATATTTCAGTCAACAATCAATCTTTATCAAGTTTACAAAAAAAAATAATACTTACTTTAGCAAAAAATCCTATTATAAATACTGTTAATATATTTAGTCTTAATAAATTTCTAAAACTTGAAAATGAAAAAATTCACATTCATGAAAAAAAAGTATTAAATGAAAAAGATTGTGGAGTTGTCGATAATAACATAAACTCTTTAACAAGAAATTTAATTTTTGAATCGATGTCTTACAATTCATGCTTAAATTGTAAGCTTTCCGTTGATTCCAACGGAAATATTAAGAACTGTCCCTCTATGTCAAAATCGTTTGGTAAAATAAATGATAAAAACTTAGACGAAATTATTCAAGCTCCTGGTTTTAAAAAATATTGGGATATCTCTAAAGATTCTATTGATGTATGCAAAGATTGTGAGTTTAGGTATATCTGTACAGATTGTAGAGTCTATACAGAAAGAAATCACATAGATAAAGATAATTTAGATTTTTCTAAACCTCTTAAATGTAGCTATGATCCTTATACTGGTAACTTAAATCCATGGAAGGAAGATATAGATAAAAAAGAAGTTATTAAATTTTATGATTTAACCAATTTTTAG